A region of Flocculibacter collagenilyticus DNA encodes the following proteins:
- a CDS encoding outer membrane lipoprotein-sorting protein translates to MSLLLKLGKYSILLLLSCFVNAKSEQMDVGTIIKKAELAAYYAGNDGRTAARMMIVDSNGRKQMRQFIILRKDREEGGAQDMLVFFSRPADVKGTVFRVVKHNEGEDDRWLYLPDLDLVKRISAGDKRTSFVGAHFYYEDVSGRGIEKDIFALETETDEQYVITAMPKKPEEVEFKSYKVWIDKQTFLPVKIEYTNNKEMVYRRVEAVKVQNIAGYPTVTESKVSDLQNGGYTLMQFRFTTYNLGLPDDIFSERSLRTPPHKWLSVSK, encoded by the coding sequence ATGAGTCTGTTATTAAAATTAGGTAAGTATTCAATATTACTTTTACTGTCATGTTTTGTTAATGCTAAAAGCGAGCAGATGGATGTAGGTACAATTATTAAAAAAGCTGAATTAGCTGCTTATTACGCCGGTAATGATGGGCGTACAGCAGCCAGAATGATGATTGTGGATAGCAACGGCAGAAAGCAAATGCGTCAGTTCATTATTTTAAGAAAAGATCGGGAAGAGGGTGGCGCGCAAGATATGCTAGTGTTCTTTTCCCGACCAGCTGATGTAAAAGGCACTGTATTTCGTGTTGTAAAACATAATGAAGGGGAAGATGATAGATGGCTATATTTACCTGATCTTGATTTAGTAAAACGCATTTCTGCTGGTGATAAGCGAACTTCCTTTGTAGGCGCACACTTTTATTATGAAGATGTTTCTGGCAGGGGCATTGAAAAAGACATCTTTGCGCTCGAAACAGAAACAGATGAGCAGTATGTTATTACTGCAATGCCGAAAAAACCTGAAGAGGTAGAATTTAAGTCATACAAAGTTTGGATAGATAAACAAACATTCTTGCCAGTAAAGATTGAATATACCAACAATAAAGAGATGGTATATCGACGAGTTGAAGCAGTAAAAGTGCAAAATATAGCGGGTTACCCAACCGTTACTGAATCTAAAGTGTCAGATTTACAAAATGGTGGATACACATTGATGCAGTTCAGGTTTACTACATACAATCTTGGCCTGCCAGACGACATTTTCAGTGAGCGCAGCTTACGAACACCTCCACATAAATGGCTGTCTGTTTCTAAATGA
- a CDS encoding efflux RND transporter permease subunit: MKNWLLNVSLTKAKWVYTALIVFTLLALIQIPSIKIDTDPENMLPDDNAARQFHNHVKSEFSMHDMIVVGAVNEKEGIYNVHSLTQLHQVTEFIKSIEGVVERDILTLSTVDNIKQEGPGAIRFEWLMKKIPKTNEQANDIQQAVSRLPLLNNTLVSDNGKAAAIYVPIIDKNESYRISEQIQAFINTNSDSESALNWHVTGLPVAEDQFGYEMFVQMGISAPLAGLMIFVLLWVFFRNFAFISAPMIVAMATVLITMGALIGCGFTVHIMSSMIAIFLMPIAVVDSVHIMSEFADRYKQGSDVNKTIKEVMSHLSTPMLYTSITSSAGFFSLMLTPIPPVQIFGAFIGCGILLAYLITIVFIPTYLSRMSSENLLKLQKRHDTAKQKDGASGSALVKVIKVLGNNAVKHTKAKLIVFAGLFIISIFGISQIQINDNPVRWFKQDHPIRQADKILNEHFSGTYDAFLVLSSTHNYYSEVSDYIDRIISSSTSENELNTINWLKSYQIKFNDLANKPGDTALLNQFIMAIDDKLFEVDGDIAQKLETLLSQLDRLQAKTKVFIQPNVLNYLADLDSHIASADSVGKVNSLDAIIKTVNRDLHSGKDQDYVSPSTANAVAQTLLQYQSSHRPHDLSHFVTPDYTATLLWLQLKSGDNQSMTEIIQLVDKYVAENPLPQGINMEWAGKAYLNVVWQEAMVAGMADSLISAFVVVFIMMVVLFRSLFYGVLAMIPLTFTITLIYGVIGWIGKDYDMPIAVLSALTLGLSVDFAIHFLERFRAYYRQYKDIGVALQYMFEEPASAISRNAIVIAIGFTPLLFAPLVPYITVGIFLACIMAISALVTLIMLPAILIYFQKKRSLKRQQVYANM, from the coding sequence ATGAAGAATTGGCTTCTCAATGTAAGCTTGACTAAAGCTAAGTGGGTTTATACAGCTTTAATAGTGTTTACATTGCTCGCGTTAATCCAAATTCCCTCAATTAAAATTGATACCGATCCCGAAAACATGCTGCCAGATGATAATGCAGCACGCCAGTTTCATAATCACGTAAAGTCAGAGTTTTCAATGCATGACATGATTGTTGTTGGGGCTGTGAATGAAAAAGAGGGTATATACAACGTACATTCCTTAACGCAATTACATCAGGTCACCGAGTTTATAAAGTCGATTGAGGGCGTCGTCGAACGAGATATTCTTACATTGTCTACGGTAGACAATATAAAACAAGAAGGGCCGGGCGCGATTCGATTTGAATGGCTAATGAAAAAGATTCCAAAAACGAATGAACAAGCAAATGATATCCAACAAGCTGTTTCGCGGTTACCTCTGCTCAACAATACGTTGGTAAGTGATAACGGCAAAGCCGCGGCTATTTATGTGCCGATCATTGATAAAAATGAAAGTTACCGTATTTCAGAACAAATCCAAGCATTTATTAATACTAATAGTGACAGCGAAAGCGCATTAAACTGGCATGTTACGGGCTTACCAGTAGCGGAAGATCAATTTGGCTATGAAATGTTTGTACAAATGGGGATCTCAGCGCCGTTAGCTGGATTGATGATATTTGTGTTGCTGTGGGTATTTTTTAGAAACTTCGCATTTATTAGTGCGCCTATGATTGTGGCAATGGCCACTGTACTTATCACTATGGGAGCACTCATTGGCTGCGGCTTTACCGTCCATATTATGTCGTCGATGATTGCGATATTCTTAATGCCTATCGCAGTGGTAGATTCAGTACATATTATGTCTGAGTTTGCTGATAGATATAAACAAGGTAGCGATGTAAATAAAACGATTAAAGAAGTAATGTCGCATCTATCTACACCAATGCTATATACCTCAATTACTTCTTCAGCGGGTTTCTTTTCACTGATGTTAACACCAATACCACCTGTTCAAATATTTGGTGCATTTATAGGGTGTGGAATTTTACTCGCTTATTTAATTACTATCGTATTTATTCCAACTTACTTATCTCGTATGAGTTCAGAGAATTTATTAAAACTTCAAAAAAGGCATGATACGGCAAAGCAAAAAGATGGAGCGTCGGGTAGTGCTTTAGTAAAAGTGATCAAAGTACTAGGTAATAACGCTGTTAAACACACAAAAGCCAAGCTCATAGTATTTGCAGGGCTGTTTATTATTTCAATTTTTGGAATAAGCCAAATTCAAATCAATGACAATCCAGTTAGGTGGTTTAAACAAGATCATCCTATTCGTCAGGCTGATAAGATACTTAACGAACATTTTTCGGGAACTTATGATGCATTTTTAGTGTTGTCGTCCACTCATAATTACTACAGTGAGGTTTCGGATTACATTGATAGAATTATTAGCAGCAGTACAAGCGAAAATGAGTTAAACACAATAAATTGGTTAAAGAGCTATCAGATTAAATTTAACGACTTAGCTAATAAACCTGGAGACACGGCACTACTCAATCAATTTATTATGGCTATTGATGATAAGCTGTTTGAGGTTGATGGAGACATTGCTCAAAAGCTTGAAACATTATTGAGCCAGTTAGATAGGTTGCAAGCGAAGACGAAAGTATTTATACAGCCAAACGTATTAAATTACTTAGCAGATTTAGATTCCCATATAGCAAGTGCTGATTCAGTTGGAAAAGTAAATTCGTTAGATGCGATTATCAAAACAGTGAACCGCGATCTACACTCAGGCAAAGATCAAGATTATGTTTCACCATCAACAGCTAATGCAGTTGCACAAACATTATTACAGTATCAAAGCTCACACCGCCCTCATGATCTTTCTCATTTTGTAACACCTGATTACACAGCCACATTACTTTGGTTGCAGCTGAAAAGTGGCGATAATCAAAGTATGACTGAGATAATACAGCTTGTTGATAAATATGTTGCCGAAAATCCACTGCCACAAGGCATTAATATGGAATGGGCGGGTAAAGCATACTTAAATGTAGTGTGGCAAGAAGCGATGGTCGCGGGCATGGCAGACAGCTTAATCAGCGCCTTTGTAGTCGTATTCATTATGATGGTAGTGTTGTTTAGATCGTTATTTTACGGTGTACTCGCCATGATCCCATTAACGTTTACGATTACATTAATTTACGGCGTTATTGGCTGGATTGGTAAGGATTACGATATGCCCATAGCTGTTTTGTCTGCACTAACGCTTGGCTTATCGGTGGATTTTGCCATTCACTTTTTAGAGCGATTTCGGGCTTATTATCGTCAATATAAAGATATTGGAGTAGCGTTGCAGTACATGTTTGAAGAACCCGCCAGTGCTATTTCACGAAATGCAATTGTTATTGCAATTGGATTTACGCCTTTGCTTTTTGCACCGCTTGTACCGTATATAACCGTGGGGATCTTTTTAGCGTGCATCATGGCGATTTCAGCATTGGTTACATTGATTATGTTGCCCGCTATTTTAATTTATTTTCAAAAAAAACGTTCACTAAAGCGACAACAAGTCTATGCCAATATGTAA